In Pseudomonas fluorescens, the following are encoded in one genomic region:
- a CDS encoding AraC family transcriptional regulator ligand-binding domain-containing protein, giving the protein MTKSDQPLHDRSIPNAFYAPTLLPAIEELLARGVDRERIEGLFRRSLFELRTPFMRIPLFMSRRFWAFALEQTGDPLIGLAAGRRFVSTATNGLTYLFDVAASLDSACQYFVRFFPFFNGHFQAQIVRGDDSVELRLLDRGSVKTNAATTDYILISLCSMLRRKFLASGLERDPVLSVGLAGACTANPQEHQQAFRAAVQWGQAQHSIRLDPQLFVIPLTPGNHELEHTLVELLEQTRRNSEPTLLEQVCDHLIGDLAEANWQQFCTTQHLLERTAARRLKALGWSFSELLDEYRRYQAEDFLQGTDLELVEISDRLGYSDVQSFNRACLRWLGCAPGSWRTRQGR; this is encoded by the coding sequence ATGACAAAAAGCGATCAGCCACTGCACGACCGATCGATACCCAATGCGTTCTACGCGCCGACCCTGTTGCCGGCCATCGAAGAGTTGCTGGCCCGCGGTGTGGACCGTGAACGCATCGAAGGCCTGTTTCGTCGCAGCCTGTTCGAGTTGCGCACGCCGTTCATGCGTATTCCGCTGTTCATGTCGCGGCGCTTCTGGGCGTTTGCCCTGGAGCAGACCGGCGACCCGTTGATCGGCCTGGCGGCTGGCCGGCGTTTCGTTTCCACCGCCACCAACGGCCTGACGTACCTGTTCGACGTGGCCGCCTCACTGGACAGCGCCTGCCAGTATTTCGTGCGCTTCTTTCCGTTTTTCAACGGGCACTTCCAGGCGCAGATCGTGCGCGGCGACGACAGCGTCGAATTGCGTCTGCTCGACCGCGGCAGCGTGAAAACCAACGCGGCTACCACCGATTACATCCTCATCAGCCTGTGCAGCATGTTGCGGCGCAAATTCCTCGCCAGCGGCCTGGAGCGTGATCCGGTTCTGAGCGTCGGGCTGGCCGGTGCCTGCACGGCCAACCCGCAGGAACATCAACAAGCCTTTCGCGCAGCGGTGCAATGGGGGCAGGCGCAGCACTCGATCCGCCTCGATCCACAGCTGTTCGTCATCCCGTTGACGCCGGGCAATCATGAACTGGAACACACGCTGGTCGAGCTGCTGGAGCAGACCCGACGCAACAGCGAACCGACCTTGCTGGAGCAAGTCTGCGATCATTTGATCGGCGACCTCGCCGAGGCCAACTGGCAGCAATTCTGCACCACCCAGCATTTGCTCGAGCGCACCGCCGCCCGACGCTTGAAGGCGTTGGGCTGGAGTTTTTCAGAATTGCTCGACGAATACCGCCGCTACCAGGCCGAAGACTTTTTGCAGGGGACAGACCTGGAGCTGGTGGAGATTTCCGACCGCCTGGGCTACAGCGATGTGCAAAGTTTCAACCGTGCATGCCTGCGGTGGCTGGGGTGCGCGCCGGGCTCCTGGCGAACCCGGCAAGGTCGATAA
- a CDS encoding sugar transferase produces the protein MSEHEKSVPLSSMRRDKRLDPEQRKRMDAAIHMQGCGWITGREGGRPWTLSRTNRVLACFGALLILVLISPVLLGLALAIKLTSPGPVMFVQKRTGYRGRLFGMYKFRTMVVNAEELKESLRHLNKHGADAIDFKIDKDPRITGIGGFLRRTSLDELPNLFNVVTGDMRLVGPRPTSFNAYRYKDKHLVRLSIYPGMTGLWQISGRSNIDFDQRVELDLAYIAQQSLLLDLKILLKTPFKVFSGHGAS, from the coding sequence ATGTCTGAACACGAAAAAAGCGTGCCACTTAGCAGTATGCGCAGGGACAAGCGCCTGGACCCCGAGCAACGCAAGCGCATGGATGCCGCGATCCATATGCAGGGTTGTGGCTGGATAACCGGTCGCGAAGGTGGCCGGCCGTGGACCCTGTCGCGCACCAACCGCGTCTTGGCCTGCTTCGGCGCGCTGCTGATCCTGGTGCTGATTTCGCCGGTGCTGCTGGGGCTGGCGCTGGCCATCAAACTCACCAGCCCGGGGCCGGTGATGTTCGTGCAGAAGCGCACCGGTTACCGCGGCCGCCTGTTCGGCATGTACAAATTCCGCACCATGGTCGTCAACGCCGAGGAGCTCAAGGAGTCCTTGCGGCACCTGAACAAGCACGGCGCCGACGCCATCGATTTCAAGATCGACAAGGACCCGCGCATCACCGGTATCGGCGGCTTCCTGCGGCGCACCAGTCTCGACGAGCTGCCGAACCTGTTCAACGTGGTGACCGGCGACATGCGCCTGGTAGGCCCCAGGCCGACTTCGTTCAACGCCTACCGCTACAAGGACAAACACCTCGTGCGCCTTAGCATCTACCCCGGCATGACCGGCCTGTGGCAAATCTCCGGGCGCAGCAATATCGATTTCGACCAGCGCGTTGAGCTGGATCTGGCCTACATCGCCCAGCAGAGCCTGCTGCTTGATTTGAAGATTCTGCTGAAAACCCCTTTCAAGGTGTTCAGCGGCCACGGAGCAAGTTAA
- a CDS encoding polysaccharide biosynthesis/export family protein gives MNAKMLVLLLLPLAGCSSTSSDESQSMPVQILTAPPANAQATDVPKVEQTLRPQDVLDVIFHISTSGSAAYRVQSGDTIALNFTAASQFNGNQLVLPDGTIELPGAHTTVKIEGLTRDEARDAIQRAYDRKQLFQPNRNQLSVMVVSPLANEWNLKSVLNHPATGMSREITVGTDGYASFPEIGAVALQGMTLNQLEAYLNKRYATLPGRMTVDVLLKSTAGNEIYVLGEVGQPGAYPIRRPVSVLEALTMARGSNIKARLDSVMIMRRNGNQVVAHRYDVEKALSGDASQIAYLQADDMLYVPKTKLASAGELARQLADVVLFQGMGLSFSYRVDNKDDSSN, from the coding sequence ATGAACGCCAAGATGCTTGTCTTGCTGTTGCTGCCCCTTGCAGGTTGCTCCAGCACTTCCTCCGACGAATCACAAAGCATGCCGGTGCAAATCCTCACGGCCCCACCGGCCAACGCCCAGGCCACTGACGTGCCCAAGGTCGAGCAGACCCTGCGCCCACAGGATGTGCTGGACGTGATCTTCCACATCAGCACCAGTGGCTCGGCCGCCTATCGCGTGCAGTCCGGGGACACGATCGCGCTGAACTTCACCGCCGCCAGCCAGTTCAACGGCAACCAGTTGGTGTTGCCCGATGGCACCATCGAACTGCCGGGGGCCCACACCACGGTGAAAATCGAGGGCCTGACCCGCGATGAAGCACGGGACGCGATTCAGCGCGCCTACGATCGCAAACAGCTGTTCCAGCCCAACCGCAATCAGCTGTCAGTGATGGTGGTGAGCCCGCTGGCCAATGAATGGAACCTCAAGTCCGTGCTCAACCACCCCGCCACCGGCATGAGCCGGGAAATCACCGTGGGCACCGACGGCTACGCCAGCTTCCCGGAAATCGGTGCCGTAGCGCTGCAAGGCATGACCCTCAACCAACTGGAGGCCTACCTGAATAAACGCTATGCCACCCTGCCGGGGCGAATGACCGTGGACGTGCTGCTCAAGTCCACCGCCGGCAACGAAATCTATGTACTGGGTGAAGTCGGCCAGCCGGGCGCCTATCCGATCCGCCGCCCGGTGTCGGTGCTCGAAGCCCTGACCATGGCCCGTGGTTCCAACATCAAGGCACGCCTGGACTCGGTGATGATCATGCGGCGCAACGGCAACCAAGTGGTCGCGCATCGTTACGACGTGGAAAAAGCCTTGTCCGGCGACGCCTCCCAGATCGCCTACCTGCAAGCGGACGACATGCTGTACGTGCCCAAGACCAAACTGGCCAGCGCCGGTGAGCTCGCGCGGCAACTGGCGGACGTCGTGTTGTTCCAGGGCATGGGCCTCAGCTTCAGCTACCGCGTCGACAACAAAGACGACAGCAGCAACTAA
- a CDS encoding O-antigen ligase family protein — protein sequence MIVPLSIVSLLGLVCLGLLASPYPYLAPGAVLGLVGVAVLYRKPAWGLLGIVAILPFEGLFKDNALSGSKFLGASLALILMLQLAIHQLSAERLRSNIWRFLVGFMVLYLLSLLNTDDMGFSLGHLRELSVGLILFVITLLVGRELNLDLFAKLVAFSVAVTCAMAMFSAKYQDDGRASGMLNDPNDFALMIAFAVPMALLLVVRSPNRLHRLFWGACALVLLAGMTKTESRSGLVVLLLSLLIGTWHYRAQLPHIRPRHLGFAMLGLTIVITLGLYAMPASYVARIQSLSILSSGAKSQDASLGRRASYIVVGSAMIAENPLLGTGPGTFPLHYATTGYAKTFSVSGKTDDLYRRAHNTYLEIFSELGIPAGLMFVGMLALGLYNLIRARRAWLLRGDGHQADLMTHLGMSFLSLTLFLMFLSAPNHKYLWIMLALTSVLRTKAEEAPSTEVRA from the coding sequence GTGATTGTTCCGCTCTCGATCGTCAGTTTGCTCGGCCTGGTCTGCCTCGGATTGCTGGCCAGCCCTTATCCGTATCTGGCGCCGGGAGCGGTGCTGGGCCTGGTGGGTGTCGCGGTGCTGTACCGCAAGCCTGCCTGGGGCCTGCTGGGGATTGTCGCCATCCTGCCTTTCGAGGGTCTGTTCAAGGACAACGCGTTATCAGGCTCCAAGTTCCTCGGGGCTTCGCTGGCGCTGATCCTGATGCTGCAACTGGCGATTCACCAACTGTCAGCCGAGCGCCTGCGCAGCAATATCTGGCGCTTCCTGGTCGGCTTCATGGTGCTGTACCTGCTCAGCCTGTTGAACACCGACGACATGGGCTTCTCCCTGGGCCACCTGCGCGAATTGAGCGTCGGCCTGATTCTGTTTGTCATCACCCTGCTGGTCGGGCGTGAGTTGAATCTCGACCTGTTCGCCAAACTGGTTGCCTTCAGTGTCGCGGTGACCTGCGCCATGGCGATGTTCTCTGCCAAATACCAGGACGACGGCCGTGCGTCCGGGATGCTCAATGACCCGAACGACTTTGCCCTGATGATCGCCTTCGCCGTGCCCATGGCGCTGTTGCTGGTGGTCCGCAGCCCGAACCGGTTGCACCGGTTGTTCTGGGGGGCCTGTGCCCTCGTGCTGCTGGCCGGCATGACCAAGACTGAATCCCGTTCGGGGCTGGTGGTGTTGCTCCTCAGCCTGTTGATCGGCACGTGGCACTATCGTGCGCAGTTACCACATATTCGTCCACGCCACCTGGGCTTTGCCATGCTCGGCCTGACGATTGTGATTACGCTTGGGCTCTATGCGATGCCGGCAAGTTACGTGGCGCGCATCCAGTCGCTGAGCATCCTCAGCTCCGGGGCCAAGAGTCAGGACGCGTCCCTGGGCCGTCGCGCCTCCTACATTGTGGTCGGCAGCGCCATGATCGCCGAGAACCCCTTGCTCGGCACCGGCCCCGGCACGTTCCCGCTGCACTACGCCACCACCGGTTATGCCAAGACCTTTTCCGTCAGCGGCAAGACCGACGACCTGTACCGTCGCGCCCACAACACCTACCTGGAGATCTTCAGTGAACTGGGGATTCCCGCCGGCCTGATGTTCGTCGGCATGCTGGCCCTGGGGTTGTACAACCTGATTCGCGCCCGCCGGGCCTGGCTGTTGCGAGGAGACGGGCATCAGGCCGATCTGATGACCCACCTGGGCATGAGCTTTCTGTCGTTGACGCTGTTCCTGATGTTCCTCAGCGCGCCGAACCATAAGTACCTGTGGATCATGCTCGCGTTGACCAGCGTGCTGCGCACGAAAGCCGAAGAAGCCCCGTCGACGGAGGTCAGGGCATGA
- a CDS encoding Wzz/FepE/Etk N-terminal domain-containing protein produces MNPKENYLHEFFRIFFANRQLVKRVFLVFAVIAVVLPLLLKQSFDITAQVIVQSKKISQGDATSTLTQENASFIPPSLADMETESNILRSPALIRQTISELREKGEYTQPVSAFNKLLVQPLKRFVINPVREHVINPVRSLLGLQTDPVRDTLLDALTQQASNALKVETLPGSNVISIVYSFPDPAQGTRFVAALLQNYLVTRQEMQSIDLPQSFYETKKLQYQVRLDGLEANRLALLESIGSSDPKEEITFRLNAINTEEQALNLYQDRLLQSQRWLDYLKTSLATANNARFNDYTFPYTFTTTVDSVAFEDREIKQLGEQLTTLVSRYMDDLAVFQPGSEPMQRAREQIIRARGQFLKIVSNRIQERTSDLATISSVIDQKTARIAEFKNRIHQLQETRSKLRQMDTEINALHKAFGTYAQRFAESSTARALDNDLSNARVLSPPFEPTEAAFPKPMLIIPFGLFTGLLLAIALVYVREFFDHRFKHPAQITHELGLPVLLVINDQSTLPNNPHKNWSVPALLHWVRN; encoded by the coding sequence ATGAATCCAAAGGAAAACTACCTGCATGAGTTCTTCAGGATCTTCTTCGCCAACAGGCAGCTGGTGAAGCGAGTATTCCTGGTCTTTGCCGTGATCGCCGTGGTCTTGCCGCTGTTGCTCAAGCAGAGTTTCGATATCACCGCCCAGGTGATCGTGCAGTCCAAGAAAATCTCCCAGGGGGATGCCACCAGCACCCTCACTCAGGAAAACGCTTCCTTCATCCCGCCGTCGCTGGCCGACATGGAGACCGAGAGCAATATCCTGCGTTCGCCGGCCTTGATCCGCCAGACCATCAGCGAGTTGCGCGAAAAGGGTGAGTACACGCAGCCCGTGAGCGCCTTCAACAAACTGCTGGTGCAGCCGCTCAAACGGTTTGTGATCAATCCCGTTCGCGAACACGTGATCAACCCGGTTCGCAGCTTGCTCGGGCTGCAGACCGATCCGGTACGCGACACCCTGCTCGATGCCCTCACGCAGCAAGCATCCAATGCCCTCAAGGTGGAAACCTTGCCGGGTTCCAACGTGATCTCGATCGTCTACAGCTTCCCTGACCCGGCCCAGGGCACCCGATTCGTCGCCGCCCTGCTGCAAAACTACCTGGTCACCCGCCAGGAAATGCAATCGATCGACCTGCCGCAGAGCTTCTACGAGACCAAGAAATTGCAGTACCAGGTGCGTCTCGATGGCCTGGAAGCCAATCGCCTGGCCTTGCTCGAAAGCATCGGTTCGTCCGACCCCAAGGAAGAAATCACGTTCCGCCTCAACGCGATCAACACCGAGGAGCAGGCGCTCAACCTGTATCAGGACCGACTGCTGCAAAGCCAGCGCTGGCTCGATTACCTGAAAACCAGCCTGGCGACCGCCAACAACGCCAGATTCAACGACTACACCTTCCCCTACACCTTCACCACCACGGTCGACAGCGTCGCTTTCGAAGACCGCGAGATCAAGCAACTGGGTGAGCAACTGACGACCCTGGTCAGCCGCTACATGGACGACCTGGCGGTCTTTCAGCCCGGCAGTGAGCCGATGCAAAGGGCCCGCGAGCAAATCATCCGGGCCCGTGGGCAATTCCTGAAGATTGTCAGCAACCGGATTCAGGAGCGCACCAGCGACCTGGCGACGATCAGCTCGGTCATCGACCAGAAAACCGCGCGCATTGCCGAGTTCAAGAATCGCATCCACCAGTTGCAGGAAACCCGCAGCAAGCTGCGCCAGATGGACACCGAAATCAACGCGCTGCACAAGGCGTTCGGCACCTATGCCCAGCGCTTCGCCGAAAGCAGCACCGCGCGCGCGCTGGACAACGACCTGTCCAACGCACGGGTACTCAGCCCGCCGTTCGAGCCGACCGAAGCGGCGTTCCCCAAGCCGATGCTGATCATTCCGTTCGGCCTGTTCACCGGTTTGCTGCTGGCGATTGCCCTGGTCTATGTGCGTGAGTTCTTCGACCACCGCTTCAAGCACCCTGCGCAAATCACCCATGAACTGGGCTTGCCGGTGCTGCTGGTGATCAACGATCAAAGCACCCTGCCGAACAATCCGCACAAGAACTGGAGCGTACCGGCCCTCTTGCATTGGGTGCGCAATTGA
- a CDS encoding NAD-dependent epimerase, with protein sequence MKILVTGAAGFIGAHCVLRLLRDGHQVLGLDNFNSYYDPQLKHDRVRWVQEQARPFPLSTVDLADTPAIEALFAREQPEVVIHLAAQAGVRYSLENPRAYLDSNLSGFLNILESCRNHPVKHLIYASSSSVYGANQHTPYSVQDGVDHPLSLYAATKKSNELMAHSYSHLFGIPCTGLRFFTVYGPWGRPDMSPIQFARAIAEERPLKLFNYGEHQRDFTYIDDIIESITRLIDRPPQANEQWDREQPDPATSMAPWRIFNIGGQHPVELKDYLALLEKHMGQKARVELLPLQPGDVLNTCADASELARATDFQPRIELDEGLGRFVAWFRTYY encoded by the coding sequence ATGAAGATTCTCGTCACCGGAGCGGCCGGTTTTATTGGTGCCCATTGCGTGCTGCGACTGTTGCGCGATGGACACCAGGTATTGGGCCTCGACAACTTCAACAGCTACTACGACCCGCAACTCAAGCACGATCGCGTGCGTTGGGTGCAGGAGCAGGCACGCCCTTTCCCGCTCTCAACGGTTGACCTGGCCGATACACCGGCCATCGAGGCACTGTTTGCCAGGGAACAACCGGAGGTCGTGATCCACCTCGCGGCCCAGGCCGGGGTGCGTTACTCCCTGGAAAATCCCCGAGCCTACCTGGACAGCAACTTGAGCGGCTTCCTGAACATCCTCGAAAGCTGCCGCAACCACCCGGTCAAGCATTTGATCTACGCCTCGTCCAGTTCGGTGTATGGCGCCAACCAGCACACTCCGTACTCGGTGCAGGATGGTGTCGATCATCCGCTGTCGCTGTACGCCGCGACCAAGAAATCCAACGAACTGATGGCCCACAGCTACAGCCACCTGTTCGGTATTCCCTGCACCGGGCTGCGCTTCTTCACGGTGTACGGCCCCTGGGGACGGCCTGACATGTCGCCGATCCAGTTCGCCCGGGCCATCGCCGAAGAACGACCACTGAAGCTGTTCAACTACGGCGAGCACCAGCGGGACTTCACCTACATCGACGACATTATCGAGAGCATCACGCGTCTGATCGACCGCCCACCGCAAGCCAATGAGCAATGGGACCGCGAACAACCGGACCCGGCCACGAGCATGGCGCCCTGGCGGATTTTCAACATCGGCGGCCAGCACCCGGTAGAGCTCAAGGATTATCTGGCGTTGCTGGAAAAACACATGGGGCAAAAAGCCCGGGTCGAACTGCTGCCCCTGCAACCCGGCGATGTCCTCAACACCTGCGCCGATGCCAGCGAGCTGGCCCGCGCTACCGATTTCCAACCGCGTATCGAGCTGGACGAGGGACTGGGGCGCTTCGTTGCCTGGTTCCGCACTTACTACTGA
- a CDS encoding CpsD/CapB family tyrosine-protein kinase produces the protein MDGSTAKSLSIASPSESNLTSTVLDQNLRILLLTAANPGAGTTTSALALASQLAKMSSGLVLLVDASQSATNLTQQLGLSKERGFRDLLFNTQSPPLLQDCVVDVSSLPFHVLPFGRYFRGNEHLTPELLSPLLDQLGIRYRFVVIDGDAVYSASDTLVISTQVDGVVLVVPAEDTRWEVAQAAVQRLSQAGAKLVGSVFNRRKYYMPEWLYKNL, from the coding sequence ATGGACGGTTCAACGGCTAAAAGCCTCAGCATTGCCAGCCCGAGCGAGTCCAACCTGACATCGACCGTACTCGACCAGAACCTGCGGATCCTTTTACTGACCGCCGCCAACCCCGGTGCGGGCACCACCACCAGCGCCCTGGCGCTGGCCAGTCAACTGGCGAAGATGAGCAGCGGCCTGGTACTGCTGGTGGATGCCAGCCAGTCGGCGACCAACCTCACGCAACAGTTGGGGCTGAGCAAGGAACGGGGGTTTCGCGACTTGTTGTTCAACACCCAGAGCCCGCCTTTGTTGCAGGACTGTGTGGTGGACGTCTCCAGCCTGCCCTTTCACGTTCTGCCATTCGGCCGCTACTTCCGTGGCAACGAACACCTGACACCCGAACTCCTGAGCCCGCTGCTCGATCAACTCGGCATCCGCTACCGCTTCGTGGTGATCGATGGCGACGCGGTGTATTCGGCCTCCGACACCCTGGTCATCAGCACCCAGGTGGACGGCGTGGTCCTGGTCGTGCCCGCGGAAGACACCCGCTGGGAAGTGGCCCAGGCCGCGGTCCAGCGCCTGAGCCAGGCGGGAGCGAAGCTGGTCGGCAGCGTGTTCAACCGACGCAAGTACTACATGCCCGAATGGCTGTACAAAAACCTGTGA
- a CDS encoding UDP-glucose/GDP-mannose dehydrogenase family protein, whose translation MDVSVFGTGYVGLIQAAALADVGHRVLCVDIDPNKIRQLQQAVPPISEPGLSGTLEENIKAGRLLFTTQASDAVEHAELIFIAVGTPADEDGSADLSHVLNVARQIAGFMEADRTLIIKSTVPVGTADQVSATAIEELQRRGKGSLKVRVVSNPEFLKEGSALADCMRPDRIIVGTGDDEARSQISELYAPFCRNHDKLMFMDNRSAELTKYAANAMLATRISFMNELANLTELLGADIEAVRKGIGSDPRIGYHFIYPGCGFGGSCFPKDLRALLHTAEHAGMPLKLLRSVTDVNDHQRHILFSKLKAQFPGGLAGQSIAVWGLAFKPNTDDMREAPSRYLMEALWAEGASVHAYDPEAMSECRRIYGYRDDLHLCATRDDTLEDADALVICTEWKNFRVVDFDSLANKLRKRVIVDGRNLYSPEQVAAAGLHYSSIGLRRIVPEVVRP comes from the coding sequence ATGGACGTGAGCGTATTTGGTACGGGCTATGTTGGCCTGATTCAAGCAGCGGCACTGGCCGATGTCGGACATCGTGTCCTGTGTGTCGACATCGATCCGAACAAGATCCGGCAACTGCAACAGGCCGTGCCACCGATCAGTGAGCCGGGGCTTTCCGGCACCCTTGAAGAAAACATCAAGGCCGGTCGCCTGCTCTTCACCACCCAGGCCAGCGATGCGGTAGAGCACGCCGAGCTGATCTTCATCGCCGTCGGTACGCCCGCCGATGAAGACGGTTCGGCCGACCTCAGCCATGTGCTGAACGTGGCCCGGCAGATTGCCGGTTTCATGGAGGCCGACCGCACCCTGATCATCAAGTCCACGGTGCCGGTCGGCACGGCGGACCAGGTCAGTGCCACCGCCATTGAAGAGTTGCAGCGCCGCGGCAAAGGTTCGTTGAAGGTACGGGTGGTGTCCAACCCGGAGTTTCTCAAGGAAGGCAGTGCCCTGGCCGATTGCATGCGCCCGGACCGGATCATCGTCGGCACCGGTGACGATGAAGCCCGCAGCCAGATCAGCGAGCTCTACGCACCGTTCTGCCGCAATCACGACAAATTGATGTTCATGGACAACCGCAGCGCCGAGCTGACCAAGTACGCGGCGAACGCGATGCTGGCCACGCGCATCAGTTTCATGAACGAACTGGCCAACCTCACCGAGTTGCTGGGAGCAGATATCGAAGCCGTGCGCAAAGGCATCGGTTCGGACCCGCGCATCGGTTACCACTTCATCTACCCCGGTTGCGGCTTCGGCGGTTCCTGCTTCCCCAAGGACCTGCGCGCTCTGCTGCACACCGCCGAACACGCCGGAATGCCCCTGAAGTTGCTGCGCAGCGTGACCGATGTCAACGATCACCAGCGGCATATCCTGTTCAGCAAACTCAAGGCGCAATTTCCTGGGGGACTGGCCGGCCAGTCCATCGCCGTGTGGGGCCTGGCGTTCAAACCCAACACCGATGACATGCGCGAAGCCCCGAGCCGTTACCTGATGGAGGCACTCTGGGCCGAAGGTGCGAGCGTGCACGCCTACGACCCGGAAGCCATGTCCGAATGCCGGCGCATTTACGGCTACCGCGACGACCTGCATCTGTGCGCCACCCGCGATGACACACTCGAAGACGCCGATGCCCTGGTGATCTGCACCGAGTGGAAGAACTTCCGCGTGGTCGACTTCGACAGTCTGGCGAACAAACTGCGAAAACGGGTGATCGTGGACGGGCGCAACCTGTACAGCCCGGAACAGGTGGCGGCCGCCGGCCTGCACTACAGCAGCATTGGCTTGCGCCGCATCGTGCCCGAGGTCGTACGCCCATGA
- a CDS encoding glycosyltransferase family 4 protein, which translates to MLSSGGFYGAERMLLDHCLATPGQHQVLFLDAPPELITRFRQAGVDCLGCAGLGALLGHLRQRRDQRPLINTHNFKGLLFGWFGATLLRLPLVITQHGFTPRSRKQKFYTWLSLQLCRTASVNRVVCVAESIAALHRQANVRTDKLQVIPNGLPAAQDLPPHSGERQRWLAGYVGRLSSEKGPDLFLDALIPLCQQYPQLDAVMLGDGPERESLQTRIDEAGLQTRITLPGYQTAMRAWWRQLDALVISSRTEGTPMILLEAMQAGVPVVAFGVGGIPDVLQDRHNGLLAAPTDSTALARQIGALLGDPALAGELIENAKRTQRDRYDLKVLAERWSQVYIRTAREARA; encoded by the coding sequence ATGCTCAGCAGCGGCGGCTTCTATGGCGCCGAGCGGATGCTGTTGGATCATTGCCTGGCGACGCCGGGGCAGCACCAGGTGCTGTTTCTCGATGCACCGCCAGAACTGATCACGCGTTTTCGCCAGGCCGGTGTCGATTGCCTCGGCTGTGCAGGCTTGGGCGCATTGCTTGGGCATTTGCGCCAGCGACGGGACCAGCGGCCACTGATCAATACGCACAACTTCAAGGGCCTGTTGTTCGGCTGGTTCGGCGCCACGCTGTTGCGCCTGCCACTGGTGATCACCCAGCACGGCTTCACCCCGCGCAGTCGCAAGCAGAAATTCTACACCTGGCTGAGCCTGCAACTGTGCCGCACGGCCTCGGTGAACCGGGTGGTGTGTGTCGCCGAAAGCATTGCAGCGCTGCACCGCCAGGCCAATGTGCGCACGGACAAGTTGCAGGTGATCCCCAACGGCCTGCCGGCGGCCCAGGACTTGCCGCCGCACAGTGGTGAGCGTCAACGCTGGCTGGCCGGTTACGTCGGGCGCCTGAGTAGCGAAAAAGGCCCTGACCTGTTTCTCGATGCGCTGATCCCGTTGTGTCAGCAGTACCCGCAACTGGACGCGGTGATGCTCGGCGACGGGCCGGAGCGCGAAAGCCTGCAGACGCGCATAGACGAAGCGGGATTGCAGACGCGTATCACGCTGCCGGGCTACCAGACCGCCATGCGCGCCTGGTGGCGACAACTCGATGCGTTGGTGATCAGCTCGCGCACCGAAGGCACGCCCATGATTCTGCTCGAAGCGATGCAGGCCGGGGTGCCGGTGGTGGCCTTCGGTGTCGGCGGGATTCCCGATGTCTTGCAGGACCGCCACAACGGCCTGCTCGCCGCGCCCACCGACAGCACCGCCCTCGCCCGCCAGATCGGCGCACTGCTGGGTGACCCGGCCCTGGCCGGCGAGTTGATCGAGAACGCAAAACGTACGCAACGGGATCGCTACGACCTCAAGGTCCTGGCCGAACGCTGGTCGCAGGTTTACATCCGCACTGCACGGGAGGCACGCGCGTGA